The proteins below are encoded in one region of Lactuca sativa cultivar Salinas chromosome 3, Lsat_Salinas_v11, whole genome shotgun sequence:
- the LOC111919205 gene encoding uncharacterized protein LOC111919205 has product MNSLSLAPFSYACNSSTLPKLKPLYTLHHHPYKNVNQKRRIRNGKCRAELMHDAPFVVAMGSCVVNSLVFPLPGGPNDIEDGESAIDSADARFAVMGIISFIPYLNWMSWVFAWLDTGDKRYALYAIVYLAPYLRTNLSLSPDESWVPIASIVLCILHIQLEASIKNGDLLGFRLFNSTFSKKDLRISEQGRRKDEQNGKLLSSNDEIRDMIRGWGIPKKHARKAEHLGDNGEEG; this is encoded by the exons atgaactctctttctctcgCTCCTTTCTCCTACGCCTGCAACTCTTCTACCCTCCCAAAACTCAAACCTCTATACACACTTCATCATCACCCTTACAAAAACGTCAACCAG AAACGGAGAATCAGAAATGGAAAGTGCAGGGCGGAGTTAATGCACGATGCGCCGTTTGTTGTCGCTATGGGTTCGTGTGTGGTCAACTCGTTGGTGTTTCCTCTTCCTGGAGGTCCCAATGACATTGAAGATGGTGAGTCGGCGATCGATTCAGCTGATGCAAGGTTTGCTGTCATGGGGATCATAAGCTTCATCCCTTACCTCAACTGGATG AGTTGGGTTTTTGCTTGGTTGGATACCGGTGATAAACGTTATGCTTTATATGCCATTGTTTACTTGGCTCCTTACTTAAG GACGAACTTATCACTGTCGCCTGATGAAAGCTGGGTGCCTATTGCGAGCATTGTTCTATGCATTCTTCACATTCAG TTAGAAGCGAGCATCAAGAACGGAGATCTTCTGGGCTTCCGGTTATTTAATTCCACGTTTTCAAAGAAAGATCTTAGAATCTCGGAACAG GGTAGAAGAAAAGATGAACAAAACGGGAAGTTGCTTTCTTCAAATGATGAAATAAGGGATATGATTAGGGGTTGGGGAATTCCTAAAAAGCATGCCCGGAAAGCTGAACATTTGGGTGACAATGGAGAGGAAGGGTAA
- the LOC111918892 gene encoding serine/threonine-protein kinase BLUS1 encodes MGGTQKSYTTNPNDYKLLEEVGYGASATVYRAIYLPTNDVIAVKSLDLDRINSNLDDIRREAQTMSLIDHPNVIRAFCSFVVKQNLWVVMPFMAEGSCLHLMKTAYPDGFEESAISSILKETLKALVYLHHHGHIHRDVKAGNILLDTNGVIKLGDFGVSACMFDRGDRQRSRNTFVGTPCWMAPEVLQPGSGYDFKADIWSFGITALELAHGHAPFSKYPPMKVLLMTIQNAPPGLDYDRDKRFSKSFKEMVAMCLVKDQTKRPTAEKLLKHSFFKQAKAPELSVKKLFGDLPPLWHRVKALQLKDAAQLALKKMPSAEQEAISHSEYQRGVSAWNFDLEELKFRASLVQDDDEIQDIRDLDVNSTSFANNEASNSKAATIEKHSTSEIESSDEVVVPSESLSNKESNLPEIDDKGSIIVEEKNRKETEKPQADKEAVVAQAKNRILTTTGTGRNRQTQSGPLVAAAVLNHSKSDRTRTLERCETESLQAVDKIHHQVRRAPSFSGPLNLPNRASGNSLSAPIKPSGGYRDSLDDKSKANLVQIKGRFSVTSEDLDLVKDIPLCTVPRRSPQETLLRKSASVGEWIFDSKQPTPREMNSSSVSVHNNLPASVLMPHLQNLFQQTSLQQDLILNLLNSLQPSDVAAEASQNGKLPPLPRSSENNGAVEISDRERLLLTKVSELQSRLTVLTEELSAEKSKYVQLQQRVDAITNREDGQKGEADAS; translated from the exons ATGGGAGGCACTCAGAAGAGCTACACCACTAATCCAAATGATTACAAGCTTTTAGAAGAAGTAGGTTACGGCGCCAGCGCCACCGTATACAGAGCGATCTATCTCCCCACCAATGACGTCATCGCCGTTAAGAGCTTGGATCTCGATCGCATCAACAGCAATCTG GATGATATTCGAAGGGAAGCACAAACAATGAGTTTGATAGATCACCCAAATGTGATAAGGGCATTTTGTTCATTTGTTGTGAAGCAAAACCTTTGGGTGGTTATGCCATTCATGGCTGAAGGTTCATGTCTACATCTGATGAAAACAGCATATCCAGATGGATTTGAAGAGTCTGCTATTTCTTCTATCCTCAAAGAGACTCTCAAGGCATTGGTCTACTTGCATCACCATGGTCACATCCACCGTGATGTTAAG GCTGGAAATATACTTCTTGACACTAATGGAGTGATAAAGCTTGGGGATTTTGGTGTCTCAGCTTGTATGTTTGATAGAGGTGACAGACAACGTTCCAGAAATACTTTTGTAGGAACTCCTTGCTG GATGGCACCCGAAGTCTTGCAGCCTGGAAGCGGATATGATTTCAA GGCTGACATTTGGTCATTTGGAATTACTGCACTTGAGCTGGCTCATGGTCATGCCCCTTTCTCAAAGTACCCTCCCATGAAG GTGCTGTTGATGACCATTCAAAATGCGCCACCTGGACTTGATTACGACCGGGATAAACGGTTTTCTAAG tctTTTAAAGAAATGGTGGCAATGTGTTTGGTGAAAGATCAAACAAAAAGGCCAACTGCTGAGAAGTTGTTAAAACATTCTTTTTTTAAGCAAGCTAAAGCTCCAGAACTTTCTGTCAAGAAACTATTTGGTGACTTGCCACCACTTTGGCATCGTGTCAAAGCCCTTCAG CTAAAAGATGCTGCCCAACTAGCACTTAAAAAGATGCCTTCAGCCGAGCAAGAAGCCATATCACAT AGTGAGTATCAGCGTGGTGTTAGTGCTTGGAATTTTGACCTTGAAGAATTAAAATTCAGAGCATCCTTG GTGCAAGATGATGACGAAATTCAAGATATCAGGGACCTTGATGTAAATTCAACTTCATTTGCCAATAAT GAAGCATCCAATTCGAAGGCTGCTACTATTGAGAAACATTCGACAAGCGAGATTGAATCTAG TGATGAAGTTGTTGTCCCATCTGAATCCCTAAGCAATAAAGAAAGCAATCTGCCAGAAATTGATGATAAAGGAAGTATTATCGTTGAAgaaaaaaacagaaaagaaacagAGAAACCACAAGCAGATAAAGAAGCAGTAGTAGCACAGGCTAAAAATAGAATTTTAACAACAACAGGAACAGGAAGAAATCGCCAAACACAGAGTGGACCTCTTGTGGCTGCTGCAGTATTGAATCATTCAAAATCTGACAGGACTCGTACTTTAGAAAG GTGTGAAACTGAAAGCTTGCAAGCTGTTGATAAAATCCATCATCAAGTAAGAAGAGCTCCCAGTTTTAGTGGTCCTTTAAACCTTCCAAACCGAGCTTCAGGAAACAGTTTGTCAGCTCCAATTAAACCATCTGgag GATACAGGGATTCTTTGGATGATAAGTCAAAAGCAAATTTAGTACAAATAAAAGGACGATTTTCTGTGACATCAGAAGACCTGGATCTTGTAAAGGATATTCCATTATGTACAGTTCCTCGAAGGTCCCCCCAG gaGACATTACTGAGGAAGTCTGCGAGTGTAGGAGAGTGGATATTTGATTCAAAACAg CCTACACCTAGGGAGATGAATAGCAGTTCTGTTTCTGTACATAACAATTTACCTGCATCAGTTCTCATGCCCCACCTTCAAAACCTCTTTCAACAGACATCACTTCAACAG GATCTTATCTTGAATCTGTTGAATAGCTTGCAACCATCTGATGTAGCAGCAGAAG CTTCTCAAAATGGGAAATTGCCACCATTGCCTCGCAGCTCTGAGAACAATGGAGCT GTTGAAATTTCTGATAGAGAACGTTTGCTGCTTACCAAGGTTTCTGAGCTACAATCCAG GTTAACAGTCTTGACCGAGGAGTTGAGTGCCGAAAAGTCAAAATACGTACAG TTACAACAGCGAGTTGATGCTATTACAAACCGGGAGGATGGCCAGAAAGGTGAAGCTGATGCTTCTTAA
- the LOC111918902 gene encoding uncharacterized protein LOC111918902, with translation MCRGFQQSEKDRLLKIKAFYLLLSLPKTHKHLPDSLTLHYLPRINGSPLEINGSVIRPDAPAFVTLYRVIVSDKGKGSVMYGSREKVGVSEGVRFEVYLREEKVVKGGFRKDEEGEWKMECRCGLEGEMVVEMQNVEVCVATEGEVEVMREKVEMVVRRKRGRCFEGLEEILEQRSEGEEVEENCCCCCDCGGEDDDSEEEDGGGEVEAEVEGVRWAVDVGIWVMCLGVGVGYLVSKASSKNLRRRRLL, from the coding sequence ATGTGCCGTGGATTTCAGCAAAGCGAGAAAGATCGTCTCTTAAAAATCAAAGCTTTTTATCTCTTGTTATCCCTTCCCAAAACCCACAAACACTTGCCCGATTCCCTCACTCTACATTATCTACCCCGGATTAATGGCAGCCCCTTGGAGATTAATGGATCCGTTATCCGACCCGATGCTCCGGCGTTTGTCACCCTCTATCGGGTAATTGTGTCTGATAAGGGTAAAGGGTCGGTTATGTATGGGAGCAGGGAGAAGGTGGGGGTGAGTGAAGGGGTGAGATTTGAGGTGTATTTGAGGGAAGAGAAGGTGGTGAAGGGTGGTTTCAGGAAAGATGAAGAGGGTGAGTGGAAGATGGAATGCAGGTGTGGGTTAGAAGGAGAGATGGTGGTGGAGATGCAAAATGTGGAGGTTTGTGTAGCGACGGAGGGTGAGGTGGAGGTGATGAGGGAGAAGGTAGAGATGGTGGTGAGGAGGAAAAGAGGGAGGTGTTTTGAAGGGTTGGAGGAGATACTGGAGCAGCGGAGTGAGGGGGAggaagtggaggagaattgttgttgttgttgtgattGTGGCGGAGAAGATGACGATTCGGAGGAGGAGGACGGTGGAGGTGAGGTGGAGGCAGAGGTGGAAGGTGTGAGATGGGCGGTTGACGTCGGCATATGGGTCATGTGTTTGGGTGTGGGTGTCGGGTATTTGGTTTcaaaagcttcatcgaagaatcTAAGGAGACGCAGATTATTGTAG